The proteins below come from a single Acinonyx jubatus isolate Ajub_Pintada_27869175 chromosome A1, VMU_Ajub_asm_v1.0, whole genome shotgun sequence genomic window:
- the MATR3 gene encoding matrin-3 isoform X1, with the protein MSKSFQQSSLGRDSQGHGRDLSAAGIGLLAAATQSLSMPASLGRMNQGTARLASLMNLGMSSSLNQQGAHSALSSASTSSHNLQSIFNIGSRGPLPLSSQHRGDADQASNILASFGLSARDLDELSRYPEDKITPENLPQILLQLKRRRTEEGPTLSYGRDGRSATREPPYRVPRDDWEEKRHFRRDSFDDRGPSLNPVLDYDHGSRSQESGYYDRMDYEDDRLRDGERCRDDSFFGETSHNYHKFDSEYERMGRGPGPLQERSLFEKKRGAPPSSNIEDFHGLLPKGYPHLCSICDLPVHSNKEWSQHINGASHSRRCQLLLEIYPEWNPDNDTGHTMGDPFMLQQSTNPAPGILGPPPPSFHLGGPAVGPRGNLGAGNGNLQGPRHMQKGRVETSRVVHIMDFQRGKNLRYQLLQLVEPFGVISNHLILNKINEAFIEMATTEDAQAAVDYYTTTPALVFGKPVRVHLSQKYKRIKKPEGKPDQKFDQKQELGRVIHLSNLPHSGYSDSAVLKLAEPYGKIKNYILMRMKSQAFIEMETREDAMAMVDHCLKKALWFQGRCVKVDLSEKYKKLVLRIPNRGIDLLKKDKSRKRSYSPDGKESPSDKKSKIDGSQKTESTTEGKEQEEKSGEDGEKDTKDDQAEQEPNMLLESEDELLVDEEEAAALLESGSSVGDETDLANLGDVASDGKKEPSDKAVKKDGNASASAAAKKKLKKRRFPGSMEGFVTLDEVGDEEDSERQKLRKSGMTFKSGDKNDDGLVEIKVDKIEELDQENEAALENGIKNEENTEPGAESAENADDPNKDTSENADGQSDENKEDYTIPDEYRIGPYQPNVPVGIDYVIPKTGFYCKLCSLFYTNEEVAKNTHCSSLPHYQKLKKFLNKLAEERRQKKEA; encoded by the exons ATGTCCAAGTCATTCCAGCAGTCATCTCTCGGTAGGGACTCACAGGGTCATGGGCGTGACCTGTCTGCAGCAGGAATAGGCCTTCTTGCTGCTGCTACCCAGTCTTTAAGTATGCCAGCATCTCTTGGAAGGATGAACCAGGGTACTGCACGCCTTGCTAGTTTAATGAATCTTGGAATGAGTTCTTCATTGAATCAACAAGGAGCTCATAGTGCACTGTCTTCTGCTAGTACTTCTTCCCATAATTTGCAGTCTATATTTAACATTGGAAGTAGAGGTCCACTCCCTTTGTCTTCTCAACACCGTGGAGATGCAGACCAGGCCAGTAACATTTTGGCCAGCTTTGGTCTGTCTGCTAGAGACTTAGATGAACTGAGTCGTTATCCAGAGGACAAGATTACTCCTGAGAATTTGCCCCAAATCCTTCTACAGCTTAAAAGGAGGAGAACTGAAGAAGGCCCTACATTGAGTTATGGTAGAGATGGCAGATCTGCTACACGGGAACCACCATACAGAGTACCTAGGGATGattgggaagaaaaaaggcaCTTTAGAAGAGATAGTTTTGATGATCGTGGTCCTAGTCTCAACCCAGTGCTTGATTATGACCATGGAAGTCGTTCTCAAGAATCTGGTTATTATGACAGAATGGATTATGAAGATGACAGATTAAGAGATGGAGAAAGGTGTAGGGATGATTCTTTTTTTGGTGAGACCTCGCATAACTATCATAAATTTGACAGTGAGTATGAGAGAATGGGACGTGGTCCTGGCCCCTTacaagagagatctctctttgaGAAAAAGAGGGGCGCTCCTCCAAGTAGCAATATTGAAGACTTCCATGGACTCTTACCGAAGGGTTATCCCCATCTGTGCTCTATATGTGATTTGCCAGTTCATTCTAATAAG GAGTGGAGTCAACATATCAATGGAGCAAGTCACAGTCGTCGATGCCAGCTTCTTCTTGAAAT CTACCCCGAATGGAATCCTGACAATGATACAGGACACACAat GGGTGATCCATTCATGTTGCAGCAATCAACAAACCCAGCACCAGGAATTCTGGGACCTCCACCCCCCTCATTTCATCTTGGGGGACCAGCAGTTGGACCAAGAGGAAATCTGG GTGCTGGGAATGGAAACCTGCAAGGACCAAGACACATGCAAAAAGGCAGAGTG GAAACCAGCCGCGTTGTTCATATCATGGATTTTCAGCGAGGGAAAAACTTGAGATACCAACTATTACAGTTGGTAGAACCATTTGGAGTCATTTCAAATCATCtgattctaaataaaattaatgag GCATTTATTGAAATGGCAACCACAGAGGATGCTCAGGCTGCAGTGGATTATTACACAACCACACCAGCATTAGTATTTGGCAAGCCAGTGAGAGTTCACTTATCCCAGAAGTATAAAAGAATAAAG aAACCTGAAGGGAAACCAGACCAGAAATTTGATCAGAAGCAAGAACTTGGGCGTGTGATACATCTCAGCAATTTACCTCATTCTGGCTATTCAGATAGTGCAGTTCTCAAGCTTGCTGAACCTTacggaaaaattaaaaattatatactgaTGAGGATGAAAAGCCAG gcttttattGAGATGGAGACCAGAGAAGATGCAATGGCAATGGTCGACCACTGTTTGAAAAAGGCCCTTTGGTTTCAGGGGAGATGTGTTAAAGTTGACttgtcagaaaaatataaaaaattggtACTGAGG ATTCCCAACAGAGGCATTGACTTACTGAAAAAAGATAAATCTCG GAAAAGATCTTATTCTCCAGATGGCAAAGAATCCCCAAGTGATAAGAAATCCAAAATTGATGGTTCCCAGAAGACTGAAAGTACAACTGAAGGTAAAGAACAAGAGGAGAAGTCAGGTGAAGATGgtgaaaaagatacaaaggatGACCAAGCAGAGCAAGAACCTAACATGCTTCTTGAATCTGAAGATGAGCTTCTTGTCGAtgaggaagaagcagcagcacTGCTAGAAAGTGGCAGTTCAGTGGGAGATGAGACAGATCTTGCTAATTTAGGTGATGTGGCTTCTGATGGGAAAAAGGAACCTTCAGACAAAGCTGTGAAAAAAGATGGAAATGCCAGTGCTTCAGCAGCTGCaaagaaaaagcttaaaaag CGTCGTTTCCCAGGGAGTATGGAAGGTTTTGTCACTCTAGATGAGGTTGGTGATGAGGAAGATTCGGAACGTCAGAAACTTCGTAAATCGGGCATGACATTTAAATCTGGTGACAAAAATGATGATGGTTTGGTTGAAATTAAGGTGGACAAGATCGAGGAACTTGATCAAGAAAACGAAGCAGCGTtggaaaatggaattaaaaatgaggaaaatacagaACCAGGTGCGGAATCTGCTGAGAATGCTGATGATCCCAACAAAGATACAAGTGAAAATGCGGATGGCCAAAGTGATGAAAACAAGGAGGACTATACAATCCCAGATGAGTATAGAATTGGACCATACCAGCCCAATGTTCCTGTTG GTATAGACTATGTGATACCTAAAACAGGGTTTTACTGTAAGCTGTGTTCACTCTTTTATACAAATGAAGAAGTTGCAAAGAATACTCATTGCAGCAGCCTTCCTCATTATCAGAAATTAAAG aaatttCTGAATAAATTGGCAGAAGAACGCAGGCAGAAGAAGGAAGCTTAA
- the MATR3 gene encoding matrin-3 isoform X2, which yields MSKSFQQSSLGRDSQGHGRDLSAAGIGLLAAATQSLSMPASLGRMNQGTARLASLMNLGMSSSLNQQGAHSALSSASTSSHNLQSIFNIGSRGPLPLSSQHRGDADQASNILASFGLSARDLDELSRYPEDKITPENLPQILLQLKRRRTEEGPTLSYGRDGRSATREPPYRVPRDDWEEKRHFRRDSFDDRGPSLNPVLDYDHGSRSQESGYYDRMDYEDDRLRDGERCRDDSFFGETSHNYHKFDSEYERMGRGPGPLQERSLFEKKRGAPPSSNIEDFHGLLPKGYPHLCSICDLPVHSNKEWSQHINGASHSRRCQLLLEIYPEWNPDNDTGHTMGDPFMLQQSTNPAPGILGPPPPSFHLGGPAVGPRGNLGAGNGNLQGPRHMQKGRVETSRVVHIMDFQRGKNLRYQLLQLVEPFGVISNHLILNKINEAFIEMATTEDAQAAVDYYTTTPALVFGKPVRVHLSQKYKRIKKPEGKPDQKFDQKQELGRVIHLSNLPHSGYSDSAVLKLAEPYGKIKNYILMRMKSQAFIEMETREDAMAMVDHCLKKALWFQGRCVKVDLSEKYKKLVLRIPNRGIDLLKKDKSRKRSYSPDGKESPSDKKSKIDGSQKTESTTEGKEQEEKSGEDGEKDTKDDQAEQEPNMLLESEDELLVDEEEAAALLESGSSVGDETDLANLGDVASDGKKEPSDKAVKKDGNASASAAAKKKLKKVDKIEELDQENEAALENGIKNEENTEPGAESAENADDPNKDTSENADGQSDENKEDYTIPDEYRIGPYQPNVPVGIDYVIPKTGFYCKLCSLFYTNEEVAKNTHCSSLPHYQKLKKFLNKLAEERRQKKEA from the exons ATGTCCAAGTCATTCCAGCAGTCATCTCTCGGTAGGGACTCACAGGGTCATGGGCGTGACCTGTCTGCAGCAGGAATAGGCCTTCTTGCTGCTGCTACCCAGTCTTTAAGTATGCCAGCATCTCTTGGAAGGATGAACCAGGGTACTGCACGCCTTGCTAGTTTAATGAATCTTGGAATGAGTTCTTCATTGAATCAACAAGGAGCTCATAGTGCACTGTCTTCTGCTAGTACTTCTTCCCATAATTTGCAGTCTATATTTAACATTGGAAGTAGAGGTCCACTCCCTTTGTCTTCTCAACACCGTGGAGATGCAGACCAGGCCAGTAACATTTTGGCCAGCTTTGGTCTGTCTGCTAGAGACTTAGATGAACTGAGTCGTTATCCAGAGGACAAGATTACTCCTGAGAATTTGCCCCAAATCCTTCTACAGCTTAAAAGGAGGAGAACTGAAGAAGGCCCTACATTGAGTTATGGTAGAGATGGCAGATCTGCTACACGGGAACCACCATACAGAGTACCTAGGGATGattgggaagaaaaaaggcaCTTTAGAAGAGATAGTTTTGATGATCGTGGTCCTAGTCTCAACCCAGTGCTTGATTATGACCATGGAAGTCGTTCTCAAGAATCTGGTTATTATGACAGAATGGATTATGAAGATGACAGATTAAGAGATGGAGAAAGGTGTAGGGATGATTCTTTTTTTGGTGAGACCTCGCATAACTATCATAAATTTGACAGTGAGTATGAGAGAATGGGACGTGGTCCTGGCCCCTTacaagagagatctctctttgaGAAAAAGAGGGGCGCTCCTCCAAGTAGCAATATTGAAGACTTCCATGGACTCTTACCGAAGGGTTATCCCCATCTGTGCTCTATATGTGATTTGCCAGTTCATTCTAATAAG GAGTGGAGTCAACATATCAATGGAGCAAGTCACAGTCGTCGATGCCAGCTTCTTCTTGAAAT CTACCCCGAATGGAATCCTGACAATGATACAGGACACACAat GGGTGATCCATTCATGTTGCAGCAATCAACAAACCCAGCACCAGGAATTCTGGGACCTCCACCCCCCTCATTTCATCTTGGGGGACCAGCAGTTGGACCAAGAGGAAATCTGG GTGCTGGGAATGGAAACCTGCAAGGACCAAGACACATGCAAAAAGGCAGAGTG GAAACCAGCCGCGTTGTTCATATCATGGATTTTCAGCGAGGGAAAAACTTGAGATACCAACTATTACAGTTGGTAGAACCATTTGGAGTCATTTCAAATCATCtgattctaaataaaattaatgag GCATTTATTGAAATGGCAACCACAGAGGATGCTCAGGCTGCAGTGGATTATTACACAACCACACCAGCATTAGTATTTGGCAAGCCAGTGAGAGTTCACTTATCCCAGAAGTATAAAAGAATAAAG aAACCTGAAGGGAAACCAGACCAGAAATTTGATCAGAAGCAAGAACTTGGGCGTGTGATACATCTCAGCAATTTACCTCATTCTGGCTATTCAGATAGTGCAGTTCTCAAGCTTGCTGAACCTTacggaaaaattaaaaattatatactgaTGAGGATGAAAAGCCAG gcttttattGAGATGGAGACCAGAGAAGATGCAATGGCAATGGTCGACCACTGTTTGAAAAAGGCCCTTTGGTTTCAGGGGAGATGTGTTAAAGTTGACttgtcagaaaaatataaaaaattggtACTGAGG ATTCCCAACAGAGGCATTGACTTACTGAAAAAAGATAAATCTCG GAAAAGATCTTATTCTCCAGATGGCAAAGAATCCCCAAGTGATAAGAAATCCAAAATTGATGGTTCCCAGAAGACTGAAAGTACAACTGAAGGTAAAGAACAAGAGGAGAAGTCAGGTGAAGATGgtgaaaaagatacaaaggatGACCAAGCAGAGCAAGAACCTAACATGCTTCTTGAATCTGAAGATGAGCTTCTTGTCGAtgaggaagaagcagcagcacTGCTAGAAAGTGGCAGTTCAGTGGGAGATGAGACAGATCTTGCTAATTTAGGTGATGTGGCTTCTGATGGGAAAAAGGAACCTTCAGACAAAGCTGTGAAAAAAGATGGAAATGCCAGTGCTTCAGCAGCTGCaaagaaaaagcttaaaaag GTGGACAAGATCGAGGAACTTGATCAAGAAAACGAAGCAGCGTtggaaaatggaattaaaaatgaggaaaatacagaACCAGGTGCGGAATCTGCTGAGAATGCTGATGATCCCAACAAAGATACAAGTGAAAATGCGGATGGCCAAAGTGATGAAAACAAGGAGGACTATACAATCCCAGATGAGTATAGAATTGGACCATACCAGCCCAATGTTCCTGTTG GTATAGACTATGTGATACCTAAAACAGGGTTTTACTGTAAGCTGTGTTCACTCTTTTATACAAATGAAGAAGTTGCAAAGAATACTCATTGCAGCAGCCTTCCTCATTATCAGAAATTAAAG aaatttCTGAATAAATTGGCAGAAGAACGCAGGCAGAAGAAGGAAGCTTAA
- the MATR3 gene encoding matrin-3 isoform X3 gives MLGAQWRRNQPPRAAEEWSQHINGASHSRRCQLLLEIYPEWNPDNDTGHTMGDPFMLQQSTNPAPGILGPPPPSFHLGGPAVGPRGNLGAGNGNLQGPRHMQKGRVETSRVVHIMDFQRGKNLRYQLLQLVEPFGVISNHLILNKINEAFIEMATTEDAQAAVDYYTTTPALVFGKPVRVHLSQKYKRIKKPEGKPDQKFDQKQELGRVIHLSNLPHSGYSDSAVLKLAEPYGKIKNYILMRMKSQAFIEMETREDAMAMVDHCLKKALWFQGRCVKVDLSEKYKKLVLRIPNRGIDLLKKDKSRKRSYSPDGKESPSDKKSKIDGSQKTESTTEGKEQEEKSGEDGEKDTKDDQAEQEPNMLLESEDELLVDEEEAAALLESGSSVGDETDLANLGDVASDGKKEPSDKAVKKDGNASASAAAKKKLKKRRFPGSMEGFVTLDEVGDEEDSERQKLRKSGMTFKSGDKNDDGLVEIKVDKIEELDQENEAALENGIKNEENTEPGAESAENADDPNKDTSENADGQSDENKEDYTIPDEYRIGPYQPNVPVGIDYVIPKTGFYCKLCSLFYTNEEVAKNTHCSSLPHYQKLKKFLNKLAEERRQKKEA, from the exons GAGTGGAGTCAACATATCAATGGAGCAAGTCACAGTCGTCGATGCCAGCTTCTTCTTGAAAT CTACCCCGAATGGAATCCTGACAATGATACAGGACACACAat GGGTGATCCATTCATGTTGCAGCAATCAACAAACCCAGCACCAGGAATTCTGGGACCTCCACCCCCCTCATTTCATCTTGGGGGACCAGCAGTTGGACCAAGAGGAAATCTGG GTGCTGGGAATGGAAACCTGCAAGGACCAAGACACATGCAAAAAGGCAGAGTG GAAACCAGCCGCGTTGTTCATATCATGGATTTTCAGCGAGGGAAAAACTTGAGATACCAACTATTACAGTTGGTAGAACCATTTGGAGTCATTTCAAATCATCtgattctaaataaaattaatgag GCATTTATTGAAATGGCAACCACAGAGGATGCTCAGGCTGCAGTGGATTATTACACAACCACACCAGCATTAGTATTTGGCAAGCCAGTGAGAGTTCACTTATCCCAGAAGTATAAAAGAATAAAG aAACCTGAAGGGAAACCAGACCAGAAATTTGATCAGAAGCAAGAACTTGGGCGTGTGATACATCTCAGCAATTTACCTCATTCTGGCTATTCAGATAGTGCAGTTCTCAAGCTTGCTGAACCTTacggaaaaattaaaaattatatactgaTGAGGATGAAAAGCCAG gcttttattGAGATGGAGACCAGAGAAGATGCAATGGCAATGGTCGACCACTGTTTGAAAAAGGCCCTTTGGTTTCAGGGGAGATGTGTTAAAGTTGACttgtcagaaaaatataaaaaattggtACTGAGG ATTCCCAACAGAGGCATTGACTTACTGAAAAAAGATAAATCTCG GAAAAGATCTTATTCTCCAGATGGCAAAGAATCCCCAAGTGATAAGAAATCCAAAATTGATGGTTCCCAGAAGACTGAAAGTACAACTGAAGGTAAAGAACAAGAGGAGAAGTCAGGTGAAGATGgtgaaaaagatacaaaggatGACCAAGCAGAGCAAGAACCTAACATGCTTCTTGAATCTGAAGATGAGCTTCTTGTCGAtgaggaagaagcagcagcacTGCTAGAAAGTGGCAGTTCAGTGGGAGATGAGACAGATCTTGCTAATTTAGGTGATGTGGCTTCTGATGGGAAAAAGGAACCTTCAGACAAAGCTGTGAAAAAAGATGGAAATGCCAGTGCTTCAGCAGCTGCaaagaaaaagcttaaaaag CGTCGTTTCCCAGGGAGTATGGAAGGTTTTGTCACTCTAGATGAGGTTGGTGATGAGGAAGATTCGGAACGTCAGAAACTTCGTAAATCGGGCATGACATTTAAATCTGGTGACAAAAATGATGATGGTTTGGTTGAAATTAAGGTGGACAAGATCGAGGAACTTGATCAAGAAAACGAAGCAGCGTtggaaaatggaattaaaaatgaggaaaatacagaACCAGGTGCGGAATCTGCTGAGAATGCTGATGATCCCAACAAAGATACAAGTGAAAATGCGGATGGCCAAAGTGATGAAAACAAGGAGGACTATACAATCCCAGATGAGTATAGAATTGGACCATACCAGCCCAATGTTCCTGTTG GTATAGACTATGTGATACCTAAAACAGGGTTTTACTGTAAGCTGTGTTCACTCTTTTATACAAATGAAGAAGTTGCAAAGAATACTCATTGCAGCAGCCTTCCTCATTATCAGAAATTAAAG aaatttCTGAATAAATTGGCAGAAGAACGCAGGCAGAAGAAGGAAGCTTAA
- the MATR3 gene encoding matrin-3 isoform X5 yields MLGAQWRRNQPPRAAEEWSQHINGASHSRRCQLLLEIYPEWNPDNDTGHTMGDPFMLQQSTNPAPGILGPPPPSFHLGGPAVGPRGNLGAGNGNLQGPRHMQKGRVETSRVVHIMDFQRGKNLRYQLLQLVEPFGVISNHLILNKINEAFIEMATTEDAQAAVDYYTTTPALVFGKPVRVHLSQKYKRIKKPEGKPDQKFDQKQELGRVIHLSNLPHSGYSDSAVLKLAEPYGKIKNYILMRMKSQAFIEMETREDAMAMVDHCLKKALWFQGRCVKVDLSEKYKKLVLRIPNRGIDLLKKDKSRKRSYSPDGKESPSDKKSKIDGSQKTESTTEGKEQEEKSGEDGEKDTKDDQAEQEPNMLLESEDELLVDEEEAAALLESGSSVGDETDLANLGDVASDGKKEPSDKAVKKDGNASASAAAKKKLKKVDKIEELDQENEAALENGIKNEENTEPGAESAENADDPNKDTSENADGQSDENKEDYTIPDEYRIGPYQPNVPVGIDYVIPKTGFYCKLCSLFYTNEEVAKNTHCSSLPHYQKLKKFLNKLAEERRQKKEA; encoded by the exons GAGTGGAGTCAACATATCAATGGAGCAAGTCACAGTCGTCGATGCCAGCTTCTTCTTGAAAT CTACCCCGAATGGAATCCTGACAATGATACAGGACACACAat GGGTGATCCATTCATGTTGCAGCAATCAACAAACCCAGCACCAGGAATTCTGGGACCTCCACCCCCCTCATTTCATCTTGGGGGACCAGCAGTTGGACCAAGAGGAAATCTGG GTGCTGGGAATGGAAACCTGCAAGGACCAAGACACATGCAAAAAGGCAGAGTG GAAACCAGCCGCGTTGTTCATATCATGGATTTTCAGCGAGGGAAAAACTTGAGATACCAACTATTACAGTTGGTAGAACCATTTGGAGTCATTTCAAATCATCtgattctaaataaaattaatgag GCATTTATTGAAATGGCAACCACAGAGGATGCTCAGGCTGCAGTGGATTATTACACAACCACACCAGCATTAGTATTTGGCAAGCCAGTGAGAGTTCACTTATCCCAGAAGTATAAAAGAATAAAG aAACCTGAAGGGAAACCAGACCAGAAATTTGATCAGAAGCAAGAACTTGGGCGTGTGATACATCTCAGCAATTTACCTCATTCTGGCTATTCAGATAGTGCAGTTCTCAAGCTTGCTGAACCTTacggaaaaattaaaaattatatactgaTGAGGATGAAAAGCCAG gcttttattGAGATGGAGACCAGAGAAGATGCAATGGCAATGGTCGACCACTGTTTGAAAAAGGCCCTTTGGTTTCAGGGGAGATGTGTTAAAGTTGACttgtcagaaaaatataaaaaattggtACTGAGG ATTCCCAACAGAGGCATTGACTTACTGAAAAAAGATAAATCTCG GAAAAGATCTTATTCTCCAGATGGCAAAGAATCCCCAAGTGATAAGAAATCCAAAATTGATGGTTCCCAGAAGACTGAAAGTACAACTGAAGGTAAAGAACAAGAGGAGAAGTCAGGTGAAGATGgtgaaaaagatacaaaggatGACCAAGCAGAGCAAGAACCTAACATGCTTCTTGAATCTGAAGATGAGCTTCTTGTCGAtgaggaagaagcagcagcacTGCTAGAAAGTGGCAGTTCAGTGGGAGATGAGACAGATCTTGCTAATTTAGGTGATGTGGCTTCTGATGGGAAAAAGGAACCTTCAGACAAAGCTGTGAAAAAAGATGGAAATGCCAGTGCTTCAGCAGCTGCaaagaaaaagcttaaaaag GTGGACAAGATCGAGGAACTTGATCAAGAAAACGAAGCAGCGTtggaaaatggaattaaaaatgaggaaaatacagaACCAGGTGCGGAATCTGCTGAGAATGCTGATGATCCCAACAAAGATACAAGTGAAAATGCGGATGGCCAAAGTGATGAAAACAAGGAGGACTATACAATCCCAGATGAGTATAGAATTGGACCATACCAGCCCAATGTTCCTGTTG GTATAGACTATGTGATACCTAAAACAGGGTTTTACTGTAAGCTGTGTTCACTCTTTTATACAAATGAAGAAGTTGCAAAGAATACTCATTGCAGCAGCCTTCCTCATTATCAGAAATTAAAG aaatttCTGAATAAATTGGCAGAAGAACGCAGGCAGAAGAAGGAAGCTTAA
- the MATR3 gene encoding matrin-3 isoform X4, translating into MEWSQHINGASHSRRCQLLLEIYPEWNPDNDTGHTMGDPFMLQQSTNPAPGILGPPPPSFHLGGPAVGPRGNLGAGNGNLQGPRHMQKGRVETSRVVHIMDFQRGKNLRYQLLQLVEPFGVISNHLILNKINEAFIEMATTEDAQAAVDYYTTTPALVFGKPVRVHLSQKYKRIKKPEGKPDQKFDQKQELGRVIHLSNLPHSGYSDSAVLKLAEPYGKIKNYILMRMKSQAFIEMETREDAMAMVDHCLKKALWFQGRCVKVDLSEKYKKLVLRIPNRGIDLLKKDKSRKRSYSPDGKESPSDKKSKIDGSQKTESTTEGKEQEEKSGEDGEKDTKDDQAEQEPNMLLESEDELLVDEEEAAALLESGSSVGDETDLANLGDVASDGKKEPSDKAVKKDGNASASAAAKKKLKKRRFPGSMEGFVTLDEVGDEEDSERQKLRKSGMTFKSGDKNDDGLVEIKVDKIEELDQENEAALENGIKNEENTEPGAESAENADDPNKDTSENADGQSDENKEDYTIPDEYRIGPYQPNVPVGIDYVIPKTGFYCKLCSLFYTNEEVAKNTHCSSLPHYQKLKKFLNKLAEERRQKKEA; encoded by the exons GAGTGGAGTCAACATATCAATGGAGCAAGTCACAGTCGTCGATGCCAGCTTCTTCTTGAAAT CTACCCCGAATGGAATCCTGACAATGATACAGGACACACAat GGGTGATCCATTCATGTTGCAGCAATCAACAAACCCAGCACCAGGAATTCTGGGACCTCCACCCCCCTCATTTCATCTTGGGGGACCAGCAGTTGGACCAAGAGGAAATCTGG GTGCTGGGAATGGAAACCTGCAAGGACCAAGACACATGCAAAAAGGCAGAGTG GAAACCAGCCGCGTTGTTCATATCATGGATTTTCAGCGAGGGAAAAACTTGAGATACCAACTATTACAGTTGGTAGAACCATTTGGAGTCATTTCAAATCATCtgattctaaataaaattaatgag GCATTTATTGAAATGGCAACCACAGAGGATGCTCAGGCTGCAGTGGATTATTACACAACCACACCAGCATTAGTATTTGGCAAGCCAGTGAGAGTTCACTTATCCCAGAAGTATAAAAGAATAAAG aAACCTGAAGGGAAACCAGACCAGAAATTTGATCAGAAGCAAGAACTTGGGCGTGTGATACATCTCAGCAATTTACCTCATTCTGGCTATTCAGATAGTGCAGTTCTCAAGCTTGCTGAACCTTacggaaaaattaaaaattatatactgaTGAGGATGAAAAGCCAG gcttttattGAGATGGAGACCAGAGAAGATGCAATGGCAATGGTCGACCACTGTTTGAAAAAGGCCCTTTGGTTTCAGGGGAGATGTGTTAAAGTTGACttgtcagaaaaatataaaaaattggtACTGAGG ATTCCCAACAGAGGCATTGACTTACTGAAAAAAGATAAATCTCG GAAAAGATCTTATTCTCCAGATGGCAAAGAATCCCCAAGTGATAAGAAATCCAAAATTGATGGTTCCCAGAAGACTGAAAGTACAACTGAAGGTAAAGAACAAGAGGAGAAGTCAGGTGAAGATGgtgaaaaagatacaaaggatGACCAAGCAGAGCAAGAACCTAACATGCTTCTTGAATCTGAAGATGAGCTTCTTGTCGAtgaggaagaagcagcagcacTGCTAGAAAGTGGCAGTTCAGTGGGAGATGAGACAGATCTTGCTAATTTAGGTGATGTGGCTTCTGATGGGAAAAAGGAACCTTCAGACAAAGCTGTGAAAAAAGATGGAAATGCCAGTGCTTCAGCAGCTGCaaagaaaaagcttaaaaag CGTCGTTTCCCAGGGAGTATGGAAGGTTTTGTCACTCTAGATGAGGTTGGTGATGAGGAAGATTCGGAACGTCAGAAACTTCGTAAATCGGGCATGACATTTAAATCTGGTGACAAAAATGATGATGGTTTGGTTGAAATTAAGGTGGACAAGATCGAGGAACTTGATCAAGAAAACGAAGCAGCGTtggaaaatggaattaaaaatgaggaaaatacagaACCAGGTGCGGAATCTGCTGAGAATGCTGATGATCCCAACAAAGATACAAGTGAAAATGCGGATGGCCAAAGTGATGAAAACAAGGAGGACTATACAATCCCAGATGAGTATAGAATTGGACCATACCAGCCCAATGTTCCTGTTG GTATAGACTATGTGATACCTAAAACAGGGTTTTACTGTAAGCTGTGTTCACTCTTTTATACAAATGAAGAAGTTGCAAAGAATACTCATTGCAGCAGCCTTCCTCATTATCAGAAATTAAAG aaatttCTGAATAAATTGGCAGAAGAACGCAGGCAGAAGAAGGAAGCTTAA